The nucleotide sequence TATAACCAAATGTTCTCTCTCAGATtctttaattatatataaatccAAATTTTCCATAAATTTCTTATCATTGagaattaaaataaaatcattAATAAACAATGGATTAATATCTTTGAATTTAttcttaaaaaatgattGATAATCATCTGTACTTAACATAGACTTAATATCCTTAAGATAgtaataaaagaaatataaagtAACTGCTCTAGCAAAACATTTATGATCCCTACTTTCTAAAGTAtttatgttcattttttctaaatattttattaattcatCTGCACTACTAAAGTGATtgtaaagaaaataaaCCCACATAGATAAATTATGAACACGTTCAGTATGTGCATAAATTAAACCAGTCAAAGAATTTGACTCCGGATATAATCTTGAAAATTCAATTTCACACTTATCCCCTTTTACAACATTCTTCaaacataaaataagaaaaactaatacataaaattttaaacCCATTTTGTTgctcttttttttttttttttttttaaataaaaaatataaaaataaaaaaaaaaataaaaaaaaaaaaaaaaaaaaaaaaaaaaaaaaataaacaaaaaaaaaaaaaaaaaaaaaaaaaaaaaaaaaaaattataaattaaaaaaatgtataaaatcataaatttatatgattatctagtacttcaaaaaaattttttttaatttttaccacttttttattcataattttttttcctaaAGATTTTATCAGGCATTataattgtaatatatacacattaaaatatatagaacataataaaataaaatgaaaaggaaCAACAAAGTTgtctattttttttattttttattttatgtatatattcttttttataaaaatatatttaatatatactatatatgtattatattatcatttgCACTTCATAtgcatataaataatatatattttattatataattaaatatatataatcacaaataaataaattttttttttttttttttaaattggaatcatacatatatataatatatatatatatgtaaccactatttatatgataccgttgaaaatatatacaacgtttaaaaaaaaaaaaaaagaacacACACAGTGCACATTCGGTGCTTCacaaatttttataaacaatattcatgtatttttttaatcatattacatattattataatgttttaaaaaattgaagaattattaatttaaactatatatatgaatagaaacataaagaaaaaaataatatattatattatattatattatatatataataatttcctaattaacattatatattttttttttttctttgagtaaaatagaaaaaaataagtgCATTTTGGTAttcatcatataaataatatctTATCAACAATTCActtatatttacaaaaaatatgtatatatatatatatatatatatatatatatatttatatatatatattttttttttattttttatatttatttattcattcaACCTATATTAAGAGAAACTATTTTAAAATCCACTTTCCAAACAAAAGATATGTTTATGgaacacaaaaaaaaaaaagaagaaaataatataatataatataatataatataatataattgtCTCTATTATCtaaattgaaaaatatatatatatatatatatattttttttttttttttatttgcACACCTTTTTGTGAATATTGTTTATCACATTGTTgatatctttttttttaattcatatCAAGTTAACCATATTATActttacataaatatattaaaacattCTTGCTTAAGAAAGAGGTCgattttatttaaaatacaTTTACTTGGAAGTGTTTTAGAATTACaacatttataaatatcttttaataatgtatttgtgctttttatataagcattttcaaaaaaaatttctttCACAATTTTTTTCGCTTTatcaaattttttttcaagaGTTAAAgttaaagaaataaatgtattaatataaatacaattGGGATATAAATTTTCAGCTTTCAAAAAACTGTTTAAGGCATCAAcatttcttttcattttcaaGAATATCATACCTTGTAAGATAAATAATTCAGGTCccttataattatttttttgagCTTGTTCTAAACAAAGTAAAGCTgtttcatatttttctttatagttatataaacaagcacaatataaacatattattgGATTTGtcatatttaattttaaacaTAAACTTAAATGAACATTTGCTATATTGATATTCCcttcattaaaaaatattacacTCAATAATAAGTGAGCTCTAAAATTACTAggatttattaaaatgcATTTAAGTAACACTAACTTAgctttattaatatttccTGTGTGTTTTAGTTCACTAgaataaagaatatatgaatattcataaaaaatatttaatttcatagcttttttaaaaaaaaaggttcctaatcttttattattttttaaagaaaaatagTTTCCAATAAgacataaataatattcatttatttctttcttttcatatgttaataatatatattctattttttcaatatcttttttataccAATAACATGTAGATAAATATGGAAGATGTTTAGTATACAAACATTCTATATCAAATATCTTTTCTAATAAATATGCCGATTTTTCATAATCTCCAAGgtaaaaataacataatccttttatgtataaaatatatatactaaaTATAGGTTTATTTTTCCATTCTTCTATTAACAATAAACAATCTtcaaatttatttaaataaaaaaaataaaaaacttTGGCGATTATTGTTAAGTCATGAATTCCTTCATCAGATAGccatttatttttattattgtcaatattagatattatattttcttttacaTTAGACAtacaatttaaaaatattttttttatttcttccttttctagtaaagaagatataaatgaaacatcttttatatttataatattattcatttcaATTAATTCTAAAAGATTTTCATCAAAATtcatatttcttattttttcaacAATTCCATCTTCATTTAccatatcatttttattttcttcgTCAAATTCATCTAATTCATCTGAATCTTTATCATTGCTTACAAGATCTTccatttcttttaaatttatatcaccatctttatttttttcttcaaccttttttttgtcaTTATTCCTATGGTCGTCCATTTTTTCCTTGTATTCATTGTCATAATAATCGTCATTATTGTCATCTTTTCTATCATCATAATCTTCATCATcacttttattatcatcaccATCATCGTCATaatcttcattttctttcCTAATAAGTGATTTACATTTCAACTTcttataaacatatatgtGAGCATTATACATTTTTGAAAGTTTTCCAACTATTTCTTGATACGTAACactaaaataaaaattcgaatgtaattttatcatttttttcagacaacatattaaataagGGCAGGATTTATAACCTAAATAGtaacaaataaaagatatatctattaatttcttttttcttatttcaCTAAACCATTCTTTTCTTCCTTccttttcatatatttttcccATCAAATAATATCCCGCACTATAACCAGGTATACATTGTACATTGTAATACCTTTCTTCATAAAATTTGATAttcttcattatataagtatcatcagtattataattattatcactattattattgttgttgttcttattattcattagatatatttgctttttcttttttttttttttcttcttcttctttttcttcttaatattattattattatgatcattttttatgttatatttaagGAATTCTTCATCCAATAAcatcataataatactctctcttttttccttatttaacttataacaacaataaatatatgcatatttcattatattatcacaTTTTTCATCTTGACATTCCCTTCTTGAATAAATGTACAAACGATTTAAATCCTCGTAGTCTATATAATTGTTGTTAGAccttatattttcttttatatttattttatgtcTATAACAATAAGTATCTATCAAATCTTCGTACAACCTTTTTtgaaattttaaattatattttttagaAATATCTATACCGTTTAAGAAGAAATTTAAATAACACCTATGattttcatcatcttccatgatttaaataaataaatataaatataaatataaatataaatataaatataaatataaatatatatatatatatatatatatatatatatatatatattttttttaatacataaaaattcCCTTGTTTACATATTCccatatttaatataaaacgGTATGTTCgtataatatgttattgATGCATTATATATACCCATATAATATGccttattttatttaaaaaagaatatgaaACCTTCCTTAAGGAAACTGTCTATATTTCATTACAACTTTGAAggatttaaaaaaaggaatataataaaaaaatgaactatttaaaataatatacaatatcaacacatatatttattgattcatttaatgtttattttttttgtacataaaatgaataaaatatttatatcaccctttatttatatactctatatttatataataatgactttttttttttcttttatacCAAAAATgtgataaaaatttataagccgaatatatatattcaaaataatatatataacaacGTAGTATTAGAATATCAAAAAAGAGATTTAACATTTTAAATCAAAAAAGTTTACACACATtcttatttaaataataataataatagtaataataaaacgtttaatatatatatatatatatattaagacATCGATATTTTATCTAATAATtcctctttttttttttttttttccttcaattttttaaaagatatttCAAACTGTTTACAAAAGAATGACAAAAGGgaattaaaatataagatgagcaaaaaataaatattacataagaaaagaaaaattatattaataaataaaaaagaaaaaaaaaaaaaaaaaaactatattatttttattaattataatatgttcatcaatataataagtattacatatatataatatatatatatatatatatatatatatatattatgtatttacatatgtttagattattaaaatatatatttataaattcacataaatttttatattaacatatatatatatatatatatatatttatttatttatttatatttatattgatTCAAAATTTCCTCTTTTgacatatttatatataatcatttatttttctcaGCCATTTTTAGAATATTTGTCATACCAGACTTTGggtttaaaaaaaaaaaaattataaaataagaattaaaaaataaaattaaaatataaaaaattccttaatgaataatatatatataatatattagagagatatatatgtaaaattaatttaatccacatttataatacacataaattattattttttcttttcttttcattatagacattattatataaggtctttatttttcataaaataatcataattttgtttttcttttaagAATCCGTATCTTATGTTTTATATGgtcaataaataaatatatacattgtacatatatataatatatatatatatatgtatacaaaatattagtatacataaaatatcttttttttttttttttcttcatatatcttttatttatatcttaatatttcatttacttattttatatcttgGACTTCATTTTTGCCATGAAAAGATAAAATTTCCctttgtatatattttcagTTACAcatttacataaaaatttatcgagaattaaattttttttttctctctatttcataatatatatatatatatatatatatatataacacatttttgtatatatattctttaaatcacattttattattaaaaaaaaaaaaaaaaaaatatatatatatatatataaaatatatatatacatatatatacaaataaataaataatatataccttacaagttataaaaaaagtataatcctaatttttcctttccataataatttataaatacattacatatataaattttttgtaattatattcaattttttttttttttttattcatttctCTTCTCTCGTTTTgttcttatatttattatatatatatatatatatatttttttttaatatatataatcaataTCTTTTTCCATTATTCCTTTTCCAAATCTctattttcatatatatatatatatatatattccttataaaaaaacacacaaaaaaaaagaaaatgccaaatgtatatttacCTCAAATTTTATGGCATAGTAAAGATAACAAAAGAAGTGATCGAATTTATTCTTTAGATATTCAACCATATCCAAATTATTATAGtgttaaaaaattaaatagGAAATATGAATTGTTTAtcaaatatttaaaagaaaaaggaaaaatagAATGTAATAAATTCGACACTTTagaagaaaaacaaaaaattataaatgatTCAACATTACCctctaataataattataataatagtagtaataataataataataataataaatatgaaacaTTAAAATTAGATAAAGAATTGAATCAAGGAAATGAGGATAACGTTATAAAGACGGTAATTGGGAATAACACGGAAGTTAGTAATAATAACTTATTAGATGATACAAACAATAAATTAAAcgaaataaaaacaaatatatcTACGGTAGATCACCAAGAACACAATTtagtaaataaaaaaaacgaAACGAATAGTTCATCTAATGACAATATTTCACATAATAAAACACCAATGCAATCAAATAAATTACTTACATCATTACAAGAtgataaaacaaaaaaaaaacctATCAAATTTAATATAGCTACATGTGGTGCTGACGAATTCGTACATTTGTGgagaatatttataaaagatGATATTTCAATTAAATGCTTAGGTAGATTTATAGGTCATAGTGGTGAAATAAATTGTGTTCGCTTTAACAAAAATGGTAGGTATATAGCAAGTGGGGGAGAagataaatttttatatatatgggaaaaaagtaaaaaacCAAAAAATATACCATTAGGTTATGATATAAGCTTTTTAGATTATAAAGAATGGTGGAATGTCGTAGGGTCTTTCAGATGTAGTGGTGTAATAAATAGTATTATTTGGTCAAATAATGATACCTTATATGTAGcaaatgaagataataatatcaatattattgattttgtaaaaaatacaaaCTGTAAAGTACAAGTCTTAGAAGGACATTCAGGCATTATTCAAGGAATTTCATTTGACaataattatgaatatttagCATCTCTTAGCGCTGATCaaacattaaaaatatggaaaaagaaaaatgatGGAAAATCATGGAAATTAGAAAACtccataaaaaatataagaagAGATGAATTGGATAAACTTAATAATGCATGCACCACATGTAATGAATATGATTTTCctgataaaaataatacgGACAAATACGAATCCAATACTTTAAAacaagaaaataaaaaattaataaattatgatTTATTCGAACAAGAagcatataaaaaaaaaacaaaaaacaaaaaagaacaaGCAGATCAAGACGAAGAAGAAGCAAATAATAACGAGGATGTAGAAGAACAACAAACGGATGTAGGAGAAGAACATATAGAAGGACATCtcaataataatatagtGCTTAACTcaaatatttacaaaatgaacaactccaataatattaaaatgaataacTCCAATACATTCAAAATGAACAATTCTTATAAtcaagaaaataattttaaacCATACCAACAAATACATACCAAGTTTATGTCAAAAAAACATCTAGAAGATGGAGAAGAAGAAcaagaagaagaagaagaagaaaagaaattCAAAAGGAGTCTTTTTTCAAGCGAGGAGATGCTACCTTCCTTTTTCAGACGTATTGATTTTTCTCCAAACGGGgaatttttaataacaCCTAGTGGTATTCAATTTGAACAAGTGGAAAAAGTTAAcgagaaaaataataaaatcGATGAAAATGCTAAACCAAATTATGAAATTAAAGCTTATAGCTgcttttatatatatcataaaaacttatttttaaaatataatattcctttttttacCATATTTTCACAAACAAGCCATTTCTTAGTAGCcaaatttaattataat is from Plasmodium reichenowi strain SY57 chromosome 5, whole genome shotgun sequence and encodes:
- a CDS encoding anaphase promoting complex subunit, putative; translated protein: MEDDENHRCYLNFFLNGIDISKKYNLKFQKRLYEDLIDTYCYRHKINIKENIRSNNNYIDYEDLNRLYIYSRRECQDEKCDNIMKYAYIYCCYKLNKEKRESIIMMLLDEEFLKYNIKNDHNNNNIKKKKKKKKKKKKKKQIYLMNNKNNNNNNSDNNYNTDDTYIMKNIKFYEERYYNVQCIPGYSAGYYLMGKIYEKEGRKEWFSEIRKKKLIDISFICYYLGYKSCPYLICCLKKMIKLHSNFYFSVTYQEIVGKLSKMYNAHIYVYKKLKCKSLIRKENEDYDDDGDDNKSDDEDYDDRKDDNNDDYYDNEYKEKMDDHRNNDKKKVEEKNKDGDINLKEMEDLVSNDKDSDELDEFDEENKNDMVNEDGIVEKIRNMNFDENLLELIEMNNIINIKDVSFISSLLEKEEIKKIFLNCMSNVKENIISNIDNNKNKWLSDEGIHDLTIIAKVFYFFYLNKFEDCLLLIEEWKNKPIFSIYILYIKGLCYFYLGDYEKSAYLLEKIFDIECLYTKHLPYLSTCYWYKKDIEKIEYILLTYEKKEINEYYLCLIGNYFSLKNNKRLGTFFFKKAMKLNIFYEYSYILYSSELKHTGNINKAKLVLLKCILINPSNFRAHLLLSVIFFNEGNINIANVHLSLCLKLNMTNPIICLYCACLYNYKEKYETALLCLEQAQKNNYKGPELFILQGMIFLKMKRNVDALNSFLKAENLYPNCIYINTFISLTLTLEKKFDKAKKIVKEIFFENAYIKSTNTLLKDIYKCCNSKTLPSKCILNKIDLFLKQECFNIFM
- a CDS encoding chromosome assembly factor 1; this encodes MPNVYLPQILWHSKDNKRSDRIYSLDIQPYPNYYSVKKLNRKYELFIKYLKEKGKIECNKFDTLEEKQKIINDSTLPSNNNYNNSSNNNNNNNKYETLKLDKELNQGNEDNVIKTVIGNNTEVSNNNLLDDTNNKLNEIKTNISTVDHQEHNLVNKKNETNSSSNDNISHNKTPMQSNKLLTSLQDDKTKKKPIKFNIATCGADEFVHLWRIFIKDDISIKCLGRFIGHSGEINCVRFNKNGRYIASGGEDKFLYIWEKSKKPKNIPLGYDISFLDYKEWWNVVGSFRCSGVINSIIWSNNDTLYVANEDNNINIIDFVKNTNCKVQVLEGHSGIIQGISFDNNYEYLASLSADQTLKIWKKKNDGKSWKLENSIKNIRRDELDKLNNACTTCNEYDFPDKNNTDKYESNTLKQENKKLINYDLFEQEAYKKKTKNKKEQADQDEEEANNNEDVEEQQTDVGEEHIEGHLNNNIVLNSNIYKMNNSNNIKMNNSNTFKMNNSYNQENNFKPYQQIHTKFMSKKHLEDGEEEQEEEEEEKKFKRSLFSSEEMLPSFFRRIDFSPNGEFLITPSGIQFEQVEKVNEKNNKIDENAKPNYEIKAYSCFYIYHKNLFLKYNIPFFTIFSQTSHFLVAKFNYNTFKLRTEQNILKRCYEHFLNNLSDVNDEDISNSNKKRKISDDNLKLNELMYNEKLIKLNYEKTLLYNHIDIPDDVSQVVSSTITESDVEFNEDKVSLKELAAENCLMKNTERNEDGNDEDNTEENVEDKKDDAKEEKKDDSKEEKKDDSKEEIKDDSKEEKKDDSKEEKKDDSKEEKKDDSKEEKKGDSKDDTKEESNDQTREESKKENELNINNKLNADEEEGKNDIMDKYNDNNDNVEILNEQDASSELKDKKEERFIYTLGTFDGSVYFYDSEILDIPISIVKNIHLCPITDISWNNLGNVCACSSSDGYVSFYHFNNNELGNIKSYKNYYLDKKCNDLTFDQNYFKNTFYDEVEFLNKDESNDYTSSEDEFDDHNLIPPKEETKVKRINLIVGNAANFVLSQNTKK